A genomic window from Quercus lobata isolate SW786 chromosome 10, ValleyOak3.0 Primary Assembly, whole genome shotgun sequence includes:
- the LOC115963146 gene encoding uncharacterized protein LOC115963146: protein MTPRTDQEKAEFTDDDDDDDVLDDDIEALRRACMITGENPNDLINNNNNPSTSLFSAAAGDDDSDDDLELVRNIQNRFSNSNSDTLSLKPLRSLPPIASDDDEDDFETLRAIQQRFAAYDSDTLKQGIGFGGSLSKPQQQVDASSLSLEKETSNNLIVHRTNSSEGFTDSEDFCNTRPLSENLGIQPSSFVENHQLGASKSPMLPLKKSSFPKSALLLMDAIKKNRSSQKFIRSQLVNLEARIEENKKLKERVKILKDFQASCKKRTGRALSQRKDPRVQLISVKKSLVSKDSKVNDKRVHAMYYGPAENSHVTNYRMALTTFPLSLDQKKWSKAERENLGKGIRQQFQEMVLQISVDQFSDLDGSCGDSNDLDKILVSIKDLEVTPENLREFLPKVNWEQLASMYVVGRSGAECEVRWLNYEDPLINHNPWTTMEDKNLLLLVQEKGIINWFDIAVSLGTNRTPFQCLARYQRSLNASILKGAWTKDEDAQLCAAVEVFGESDWQSVASTLEGRAGTQCSNRWKKSLHPARERVGRWIEDEDKRLKVAVMLFGPKNWNKIAQFVPGRTQVQCRERWVNSLDPSLSWSEWTEEEDSKLKAAIAEHGYCWAKVAACVPPRTDNQCRRRWKVLLPHEVPMLKEARRIQKAALISNFVDREVERPALGPSDFHPLPMIGSISEPENENSCSKQKGRLRGKATSKEKKNAASCNVPRKIRFKKCEQQSQVCSGSIEKKKHPKPCSKRKKCIKPVADNQSLVLLPESLESGTTNGECVEAAIDNNSTSNKKTSKHCSGRIKCTTDLGGNQNAMLSSAKSMLSGITNDELTLDHVSCLDSTLLPITNGEVVDSMNEHVRAGKERPTKLQSKRKKCMELAEDSHSFSSHPESGEFGKTDGEGVESSILDMGKGAVKQQKRRKIRNEPSGKCQDVSVLFQQDKLEVSKHRNISSKQILGATNGDDVTLACFLHNKPKKRRLEVAKNTSQACSSSSPKKGVESLSNVSDKLKYGNQNLSTTQDKESQACCLGGNPDELLPCKLQSSHLVDMPTIIDSDNGPDRRDLVQGQHAAHDPVSFSPEGDCEEDGDITLACLLRNKLKKKKGSKLISRVNRHNDGNPSNMQG from the exons ATGACTCCTCGCACCGATCAAGAAAAAGCAGAGTTCACAGACgatgacgacgacgacgacgttTTGGACGATGACATCGAAGCCCTAAGGCGAGCCTGCATGATCACCGGAGAAAACCCTAACGAcctcatcaacaacaacaacaatcccTCTACGTCTCTGTTTTCCGCCGCCGCCGGCGACGACGACTCCGATGACGACCTCGAATTGGTCCGAAACATTCAGAACCGATTCTCCAACTCCAACTCCGACACTCTCTCCTTAAAGCCTCTCCGTTCTCTCCCGCCGATAGCTTCCGACGACGACGAGGACGATTTCGAAACTCTCCGCGCTATTCAGCAGCGATTTGCGGCCTACGATTCCG ATACTTTGAAACAAGGAATTGGGTTTGGGGGTTCGCTAAGTAAACCTCAGCAGCAGGTTGATGCCTCTAGTCTATCCTTGGAGAAGGAAACTAGCAATAATTTGATTGTTCATAGAACTAATTCTAGTGAAGGATTTACAGATTCTGAAGATTTTTGTAACACGCGTCCACTCAGTGAAAATTTGGGAATCCAGCCATCTAGTTTTGTTGAGAACCATCAACTGGGTGCTTCTAAGTCACCTATGTTGCCACTTAAGAAGTCATCCTTCCCAAAGTCTGCTCTGTTGCTTATGGATGCCATTAAAAAGAATAGATCCTCCCAGAAGTTCATTCGGAGTCAGTTGGTTAACTTAGAAGCAAGAATTGAGGAAAACAAAAAGCTCAAGGAGCGTGTTAAAATCCTTAAAGATTTCCAGGCTTCTTGCAAAAAAAGAACCGGGCGAGCATTATCACAGAGAAAGGATCCTCGTGTCCAGCTTATTTCGGTGAAAAAATCCTTGGTTTCTAAGGATTCAAAG GTTAATGATAAGCGGGTTCATGCCATGTATTATGGTCCAGCAGAGAATTCTCATGTTACTAATTATAGAATGGCATTGACTACCTTCCCACTTTCATTAGATCAGAAAAAATGGTCAAAGGCAGAAAGGGAAAATCTTGGAAAGGGAATAAGGCAACAATTTCAAGAAATGGTGCTTCAAATTTCTGTGGATCAATTCAG TGATTTAGATGGATCTTGTGGAGATTCAAATGATTTGGACAAGATTCTCGTATCAATCAAAGATCTTGAAGTTACGCCAGAAAATCTCAGAGAGTTTCTGCCCAAGGTGAATTGGGAGCAATTGGCTTCGATGTATGTTGTAGGTCGCTCCGGTGCTGAATGTGAAGTAAG GTGGTTGAACTATGAAGATCCCTTGATCAACCACAATCCATGGACGACTATGGAAGATAAAAATCTTTTGTTACTTGTCCAAGAGAAGGGGATCATTAACTGGTTTGATATTGCAGTATCGCTGGGGACAAACAGGACCCCATTTCAGTGCTTGGCACGTTATCAAAGGAGTTTGAATGCTTCCATACTAAAAGGGGCGTGGACTAAGGATGAGGATGCTCAACTTTGTGCGGCTGTAGAGGTCTTTGGTGAGAGCGATTGGCAGTCTGTAGCATCTACTTTGGAAGGACGCGCTGGTACCCAATGTTCTAATAG ATGGAAAAAATCTCTTCATCCTGCCAGGGAAAGAGTGGGGAGGTGGATTGAAGATGAAGACAAACGCCTGAAAGTTGCTGTGATGCTTTTTGGGCCAAAAAATTGGAATAAGATAGCTCAATTTGTGCCTGGTCGAACTCAAGTGCAATGTAGAGAAAG ATGGGTCAATAGTTTAGATCCTTCGCTAAGTTGGAGTGAATGGACTGAAGAAGAGGATTCCAAGTTGAAAGCAGCAATAGCAGAACATGGATATTGCTGGGCTAAAGTTGCTGCATGTGTGCCTCCACGTACAGATAATCAGTGCCGAAG GAGATGGAAGGTGTTACTTCCACATGAAGTGCCCATGCTTAAAGAAGCTAGAAGAATACAGAAAGCCGCTCTCATATCCAACTTTGTAGATCGGGAGGTGGAACGTCCTGCCCTTGGTCCTAGTGATTTTCATCCATTACCAATGATTGGTTCAATATCAGAACCAGAAAACGAAAATTCTTGCAGTAAACAGAAGGGAAGATTAAG AGGTAAGGCAACAtccaaggagaagaagaatgcagCTTCATG CAATGTTCCAAGGAAGATCAGATTCAAGAAGTGTGAACAACAATCTCAAGTTTGTTCTGGTAGTATAGAGAAGAAAAAGCATCCCAAACCAtgttcaaagagaaagaaatgcaTCAAACCAGTTGCAGACAACCAGAGTCTTGTGTTACTGCCTGAAAGTTTGGAATCAGGGACAACTAATGGTGAATGTGTAGAGGCTGCTATTGATAATAATTCTACATCAAACAAGAAGACATCCAAGCATTGTTCTGGGAGGATCAAATGCACTACAGATTTGGGGGGAAACCAGAATGCTATGTTGTCTTCTGCAAAGTCAATGTTGTCAGGAATTACTAATGATGAACTTACACTTGATCATGTATCTTGTCTGGATTCAACATTGTTACCTATAACCAATGGTGAAGTGGTTGATTCAATGAATGAGCATGTGCGGGCAGGGAAGGAGAGACCGACTAAACTgcaatcaaaaaggaaaaagtgtaTGGAATTGGCTGAGGATAGCCACAGTTTCTCATCACATCCCGAAAGTGGGGAGTTCGGGAAAACTGATGGTGAAGGTGTGGAAAGCAGCATTTTGGATATGGGAAAAGGGGCTGTAAAgcaacaaaaaagaaggaaaataagaaATGAGCCATCGGGGAAATGCCAGGATGTATCTGTTCTGTTCCAACAAGATAAGTTGGAAGTCTCAAAACATAGAAACATTTCTTCTAAGCAGATTTTAGGGGCAACCAATGGAGATGACGTTACTCTTGCTTGCTTTCTTCATAATAAACCAAAGAAGAGAAGGCTTGAAGTGGCCAAAAATACCAGCCAGGCCTGCTCTTCATCTAGTCCAAAAAAGGGTGTCGAGTCACTTTCCAATGTCTCAGATAAACTTAAGTATGGAAATCAAAATTTATCTACCACGCAAGATAAGGAATCTCAGGCATGCTGTCTGGGTGGTAATCCTGATGAGTTGTTACCTTGCAAGCTGCAGTCTAGTCATTTGGTGGATATGCCAACCATAATAGATAGTGACAATGGACCTGATAGAAGAGATCTTGTCCAAGGGCAGCATGCTGCTCATGACCCAGTGAGCTTCAGTCCAGAAGGTGATTGTGAAGAGGATGGTGATATTACTCTAGCTTGCCTTCTgcgaaataaattgaaaaagaagaaaggatcCAAATTGATTTCTAGAGTAAATAGACATAATGATGGAAATCCATCCAACATGCAAGGTTAG
- the LOC115962722 gene encoding uncharacterized protein LOC115962722 isoform X1 gives MEVRRENRNIHDNQRRQLAKQFELKRNLFKAFLRDPEIPPELREQQQYKLAKLPRNSSFTRLRNRCIFTGRSRGVYQVFRMSRIVFRELASKGEKFVKVLEGCFNWFYVLDKPCAGFHSLTT, from the exons ATGGAGGTCCGCAGAGAGAACCGCAACATTCACGACAACCAGCGCCGCCAGTTGGCCAAACAGTTCGAACTGAAGCGCAACCTGTTCAAGGCTTTCCTCAGAGACCCAGAAATTCCACCGGAGTTGAGAGAACAACAACAGTACAAGCTAGCCAAGTTGCCTCGAAACAGCTCCTTCACTCGCCTCAGGAACCGGTGCATCTTCACTGGCCGATCTCGTGGTGTGTACCAGGTCTTCCGTATGTCTCGTATTGTGTTTCGTGAACTTGCTTCCAAAG GGgaaaaatttgttaaagttCTGGAAGGATGCTTTAACTGGTTTTATGTTCTAGACAAACCATGTGCTGGCTTTCACTCACTCACAACTTGA
- the LOC115962722 gene encoding uncharacterized protein LOC115962722 isoform X2 encodes MEVRRENRNIHDNQRRQLAKQFELKRNLFKAFLRDPEIPPELREQQQYKLAKLPRNSSFTRLRNRCIFTGRSRGVYQVFRMSRIVFRELASKVFADAAY; translated from the exons ATGGAGGTCCGCAGAGAGAACCGCAACATTCACGACAACCAGCGCCGCCAGTTGGCCAAACAGTTCGAACTGAAGCGCAACCTGTTCAAGGCTTTCCTCAGAGACCCAGAAATTCCACCGGAGTTGAGAGAACAACAACAGTACAAGCTAGCCAAGTTGCCTCGAAACAGCTCCTTCACTCGCCTCAGGAACCGGTGCATCTTCACTGGCCGATCTCGTGGTGTGTACCAGGTCTTCCGTATGTCTCGTATTGTGTTTCGTGAACTTGCTTCCAAAG TTTTTGCTGATGCTGCCTATTGA